One Gordonia pseudamarae genomic window, CCGACCTCGCCGTACCTGCGACTCACCGACAACCTTGCCGACGAGCCCGTCCGCGTGTCGACCGGGCGCAGGGCTGGTCGACACCACCGCACGGGTGCCGGAGATCAGTGATGTCGTCGATCAGGCGGTGAGCTTTGCGCGGCCCTTGCTGCGACGGCTGTTCACAATCGCACGACCGGCACGGGTCCGCATACGCAGACGGAAGCCGTGTACGCGCGAACGACGACGGTTATTGGGCTGGAATGTCCGCTTACCCTTGGTCACAGCTGACTCCTTGTT contains:
- the rpmH gene encoding 50S ribosomal protein L34, which encodes MTKGKRTFQPNNRRRSRVHGFRLRMRTRAGRAIVNSRRSKGRAKLTA